From a single Bacteroidota bacterium genomic region:
- a CDS encoding VTT domain-containing protein, with protein sequence MEILEILKELLTNTKGFLEAFVSNHGLWVYGLLFLIVFCETGLVVLPLLPGDSLLFATGVLAGNTSNNLDVILIILLLIVAALLGDNTNYFIGKFLAKKGEGAKLFGLFTIKKEYIQKTETFYTKHGSAAIIVARFVPIVRTFAPFVAGIGSMNYPRYITFCFIGAVLWVSSITLAGYFLGSNEWVQHNFEKVVLGIVFVSVLPIAFGVIKSQFAKK encoded by the coding sequence ATGGAGATACTCGAAATTTTAAAAGAATTACTGACCAACACTAAAGGCTTTTTAGAAGCTTTTGTTTCTAATCACGGCCTTTGGGTTTATGGCTTGTTGTTTTTAATCGTGTTTTGCGAAACAGGCTTGGTTGTTTTACCGCTTTTACCTGGCGACTCTCTTTTGTTTGCGACAGGTGTATTAGCAGGTAATACTTCTAATAACTTGGATGTAATATTGATTATTTTACTATTAATTGTAGCCGCATTACTGGGCGATAATACAAACTATTTTATAGGAAAATTTTTAGCTAAAAAAGGCGAAGGAGCCAAACTGTTTGGTTTGTTTACTATTAAAAAAGAATATATTCAAAAAACGGAAACTTTTTATACTAAACACGGTTCGGCAGCTATTATAGTAGCACGCTTTGTCCCAATAGTTAGAACTTTTGCACCTTTTGTAGCCGGTATTGGTAGCATGAATTACCCTCGTTATATTACATTCTGCTTTATTGGCGCTGTACTTTGGGTATCATCAATTACCCTTGCCGGGTATTTTTTAGGAAGCAATGAGTGGGTGCAACATAATTTTGAAAAAGTTGTGCTTGGCATAGTTTTCGTATCTGTATTACCAATCGCTTTTGGAGTGATTAAAAGTCAATTTGCTAAAAAATAA